The Azospirillum lipoferum 4B genomic sequence GCGTATTTCACCGCGTTGTCCACGAGGTTGGTCAGCGCCTCGCGCAGGCTGATGGCGTCGCCGGGGACCAGCCCCGGTTCGGCCGCGGGATCGACCTCCAGCCGGATCGGCGTCTCTCCGGCGACGGGCCGCGCCCGCTGGATCACCTGCTCCAACAGGGCGCCGATGTCCACGTCCTCCGGATTCAGCGCCTCGCTGCGGTGCATCACCATGGCGTGGTTGAGAAGCTGGCTGGTCAGCTGGCTCGCCTCCACCGCATTGCGGTGGACGCGCTGGGCGATGCGGCGCAGGGCGGCGGGGTCGTCCTCGTCCGCCGCAAGCTCGGCCTGCAGGCGCAGGCTGGCGAGCGGCGTGCGGATCTGGTGGGCGGCGTCGGCCAGGAAGGTCTGCATGGTGTCCAGGTTCGACTTCAGCCGCTCCATCAGCTGGTTGATCGCATGGACCAGCTGCGACACCTCCTGCGGCGGCGGCATGGCGATGGGGGAGAGGTCGCGGGCATGCCGGTCGCGCAGCACGCGCTCCAGCGAGCCGAGCGGCGCCAGCGCCTGCCGGATGCCGAACCACACCAGCCCGGCTAAGGCCAGCATGGCGAAGACGATGGGCAGGAAGGCGTTGGCGAGGATGTCGCGCGCCAATGCCTGCCGCTCCTCCCGCGTCTGGGCGACGGCGATGGTGACCCAGCCGGCGAGCCCCGGCTGCGCCACGAAGCGGTCCAGCGTGGCGACGCGCACCCGCGCATCGCGGTAGGTGGCATCGGCGAATTGTGGGCGGACGCTTGTGCCGGACTTGGCGGTCACCGGCAGGTCGTCGTACCCCGTGACCGGCGATCCGTCCGGCGCGACGATGCGGTAGAACAGCCGGTCGCGACCGCCGCCCTGCTCCTCTCCCCCCTGTGCGAGGATGCTGAGCGAGGAATAGGGCAGATCGACCAGGAATCGGCCGTCCTGGACGCGCACCGTGTCGGCGATGGACAGGGCGGAGGCCGCCAGCAGGCGGTCGAAGGCGGCATCGGCGGCGCGCCGGGCATAGGCGTCGACGAACAGGAACAGGCAGCCGGTCAGAACCGCCAGCACGCCGAGCAGCCGGATGAACAGTCGGCGGCGCAGCGAATAGGTCCCCTCACTCCCCGTTGCGGATTTCCGCCACATATCCCAGCCCCCGAACCGTGCGGATCTCCATCGACGATCCCTGCATCTTGCGCCGCAGCCGCGAGACGTACAACTCGATGGCATTCAGCGCGGTGGGCTGGTCCAGGCTGAACAGGCGGTCCATCAGATCCTCCTTCGACATCACCGCGCCGAGGTGGCCGAGGAAAAGCTCCAGCAGCCGGAACTCGCGCCCGCCCAGCTCGACCGGCCGCCCGTCGACCTCCACCAGCTTGGCGGCGGCGTCGAACAGGATGTTGCCGAACTGGGTGCGCGACGACGCCATGCCGTGGGAGCGGCGCAGCAGTGCCCGGCAGCGCGCCTCCAGCTCGCGCAGGTCGAACGGCTTGACGATGAAGTCGTCGGCGCCGAGGTCGAGCAGGTCGATCTTCACATCCACCTGCGACCGGGCGGTCATCATCAGCACCGGCGTGGCGTTGCGGCGGCGGCGCAGCTGGCCCAGCAGCGCCTGCCCGTCGATGCCCGGCAGCATGATGTCGAGAAGAACCAGCTGATAGGGCTCCCGGCGCAGCAGCTCCTCCGCCTCATGGCCGTCGGCCACCCAGTCCACCGCATAGCCCAGCTTGCGCAGGCGATGGACGATGGCGTCGGCCAGATCCTCGGTGTCTTCGACGACGAGAATGCGCATGGGCTGCCCCTCCGGTCTGGACCCGTCCGACGCCTCAATGGGCCATCAGGATCGGCAGTGTGGGCGGTTCGCGCAGGATGTCCAGTGTCACGCCGCCCCACACCCGCTCGCGGACGCGGCTGTGGCCGTAGCCGCCCATCACCAGCAGGTCGCAGCCCAGCGCCTGGGCGTTCTCCAGCAGCGCCCGGCTGACGCCGGAGGACACGGAGATGCGCTGGACGGTGGCGACGATGCCGTGCAGGGCGAGATAGCCGGTCAGCCGGTCGGGATCGGCCGAGCGGCTGTCCTGCGGCGTGTCGGTGGACAGCACGACGACCTTGCCGGCCCGGTGCAGGAAGGGGATGGCCGTGGCGACCGCGCGGGCCGCCGCCGCACCGCCGTCCCAGGCGACCGCGACAGTGTTGCCGAGCGACGGCGGCTCCGCCTTCGGTGCCAGCAGAAGCGGCCGGCCGGAGCCGAACAGCGCCGCCTCGATCACCGGACCCATGGCGTTGGTGCCGTCGGACGCCTGGGCGATCACGGCGATGTCGGCCAGCCGAGCCTCCTCCGACACGGTTTCCGCCAGCGGGCCGGTCGCCTGTTGCCAGGAGGCGGTGACGCCGCCATGGCGGCCGCGGAATTCGTCGAACAGCTGGTGGGCGGCGTCCACCACCTCCACCTGTTCGGCTTGGCCGATGCGGATCAGCTGCTCCACCAGCGCCTTGGGTATGGCGGCGCTTTCGATGGAGGTGCGGATTTCCACCTGCGGCATGACGCTGAGCCCCTCCACATGGGCGCCGAAACGTTCGGCGACCAGGAAGGCGGAGGCGACGGCGCGGCGGTCCAGCGGACGGCCGGTGAGGGGAACGAGAACCTTCTTCATTGCGTGTTCTCCGTACAGGGACCGGCTCACAGGATCAAGGCGGTGTGGTTAAGCACCTCCCGGCTGCCGCGCCAGATCATGTCGAGGGCGACGTAGGTGATGATGAGAAGGCCGACCCAGCCGATCCAGCGGTGCTTGTGCAGCATGTGCGCGATCACGTTCGCCGCAGCACCCATCAGCACGACCGACAGGATCAGGCCGATGACCAGGATGGTCGGATGGTCCTTGGCGGCGCCGGCCACCGCCAGCACGTTGTCGAGCGACATCGACACGTCGGCGACGACGATCTGCCAGATGGCCGCGCCCACCGTGGTTCCGGCCGCCGCTGCCGCCGCCGCGGTGCCGACCGCTGCGCCACCGCTGCCGGCGGAGACATCGGGCGCTGCCATCGCCTCGTCCGGCGCGACCTCGTCCGTGCCATGGGAGCGCAGCTCGCGGAACATCTTCCAGCACACCCACAGCAGCAGCACGCCGCCGGCCAGGGTCAGGCCGATGATGGCGAGAAGCTGAGCGGTGATCAGCGCGAAGAAGATGCGCAGCCCGATGGCGGCGGCGATGCCCCAGAAAATGACCTTCCGGCGCTGGGCCATCGGCACCGCGGCAGCGGCCATGCCGACGACGATGGCGTTGTCGCCGGCAAGCACGAGATCGATCGCGACGACCTGCCCCAACGCGACGAGCTGCGGCCAAAGATCGAGGGAGTCCATGAACACAAGTCCTTCCGGATGTCAGGCTGGGAGGGGGAAGCCGGCAAAGAGTGGGCGATCAGACCGTCGAGGTCTTGCCGGCATGGTCGGACGCGGCGGTCCGGTTGCGGCGGCGCATCACCAGCGGGCCGACCACCAGCAGCAGGGCGATGGCGAGCAGCGCGGCGGAAATCGGATGGGTGATGAAGACGGTGGCGTCGCCCTGGCTGATGGCGAGCGCGCGGCGGAACTGCTGTTCGGCCAGCGGCCCCAGGATCAGCCCGACGACGCAGGGCGCCACCGGCACGTTCAGCACCCGCATGCCGAAGCCGACCAGCCCGATCACCCACAGGATGACCAGATCGACCACATTGTTGTTCAGCGTGTAGGCGCCAAGCGTGGAGAACACCAGGATGCCGGCATAGAGCCAGGGCCGCGGGATGACCAGCAGCTTCACCCACATCCCCACCAGCGGCAGGTTCAGCAGAAGCAGCAGGACATTGCCGACATAGAGGCTGGCGATCATGCCCCAGACCAGTTCCGGGTTGCTGTCGAACAGCGTCGGGCCGGGCTGCAGGCCGT encodes the following:
- a CDS encoding response regulator transcription factor — protein: MRILVVEDTEDLADAIVHRLRKLGYAVDWVADGHEAEELLRREPYQLVLLDIMLPGIDGQALLGQLRRRRNATPVLMMTARSQVDVKIDLLDLGADDFIVKPFDLRELEARCRALLRRSHGMASSRTQFGNILFDAAAKLVEVDGRPVELGGREFRLLELFLGHLGAVMSKEDLMDRLFSLDQPTALNAIELYVSRLRRKMQGSSMEIRTVRGLGYVAEIRNGE
- a CDS encoding universal stress protein, with protein sequence MKKVLVPLTGRPLDRRAVASAFLVAERFGAHVEGLSVMPQVEIRTSIESAAIPKALVEQLIRIGQAEQVEVVDAAHQLFDEFRGRHGGVTASWQQATGPLAETVSEEARLADIAVIAQASDGTNAMGPVIEAALFGSGRPLLLAPKAEPPSLGNTVAVAWDGGAAAARAVATAIPFLHRAGKVVVLSTDTPQDSRSADPDRLTGYLALHGIVATVQRISVSSGVSRALLENAQALGCDLLVMGGYGHSRVRERVWGGVTLDILREPPTLPILMAH
- a CDS encoding TerC family protein — encoded protein: MDSLDLWPQLVALGQVVAIDLVLAGDNAIVVGMAAAAVPMAQRRKVIFWGIAAAIGLRIFFALITAQLLAIIGLTLAGGVLLLWVCWKMFRELRSHGTDEVAPDEAMAAPDVSAGSGGAAVGTAAAAAAAGTTVGAAIWQIVVADVSMSLDNVLAVAGAAKDHPTILVIGLILSVVLMGAAANVIAHMLHKHRWIGWVGLLIITYVALDMIWRGSREVLNHTALIL